A single Cnuibacter physcomitrellae DNA region contains:
- a CDS encoding metal-dependent hydrolase family protein, with amino-acid sequence MRIENVEVWDGERALGVGSVEWSVADGDGTITGVSVNASASASGAAGVGTGASGDAGAGLAVIPGLIDTHVHLIGYAGRGHADFLSWPLTTRPEEQVLHGLAHAQAALRGGVTTLRDLSADEIQFSLARAVNSGLVEGPRLLAHGMVSMTAGHGDLFTPAAFPLRKPTADGPDECRKLVRQWARAGADGIKIATSGGVLSVGDKASWRNHTRAEIDAIVDEAHALSMPVAAHAHTAEGIDIALDAGVDSIEHGTLIGEEQAARIAASGVTVAPTLLINDRIASGERAVSPEQSAKAAELVSRRDALMRAAADAGVDFVLGTDANGHHVDFGDQMAEVRAMAGVFGWSADRALQSATSRAAAAIGRGSSLGRLAPGYAADLVVLRGRPWDDLGALDVSRIVAVVSRGRVVAGALPA; translated from the coding sequence CGAGCGCGAGCGCCTCCGGCGCCGCGGGCGTGGGCACGGGCGCCTCCGGCGACGCCGGCGCGGGGCTCGCCGTCATCCCCGGGCTGATCGACACGCACGTGCACCTGATCGGATACGCGGGGCGGGGTCACGCCGACTTCCTCAGCTGGCCGCTCACCACCCGGCCCGAGGAGCAGGTGCTGCACGGCCTCGCCCACGCGCAGGCCGCGCTGCGGGGCGGCGTCACGACGCTGCGCGACCTGTCGGCCGACGAGATCCAGTTCTCCCTCGCCCGTGCGGTGAACTCGGGTCTGGTCGAGGGACCTCGGTTGCTCGCGCACGGCATGGTGAGCATGACCGCCGGGCACGGCGACCTCTTCACCCCGGCCGCCTTCCCCCTGCGCAAGCCGACCGCCGACGGGCCCGACGAGTGCCGCAAGCTCGTGCGGCAGTGGGCCCGCGCCGGCGCCGACGGGATCAAGATCGCCACGAGCGGGGGCGTGCTCTCGGTTGGCGACAAGGCGTCGTGGCGCAACCACACCCGCGCCGAGATCGACGCGATCGTCGACGAAGCCCACGCTCTCTCGATGCCCGTCGCCGCTCACGCGCACACCGCCGAGGGCATCGACATCGCGCTGGACGCGGGCGTCGACTCGATCGAGCACGGCACCCTCATCGGCGAGGAGCAGGCGGCGCGGATCGCCGCATCCGGAGTGACCGTGGCACCCACCCTCCTCATCAACGACCGGATCGCGTCGGGCGAGCGCGCCGTCTCGCCCGAGCAGTCCGCGAAGGCGGCCGAGCTCGTGTCGCGACGCGATGCGCTGATGCGGGCTGCCGCCGACGCCGGGGTCGACTTCGTCCTCGGCACGGATGCGAACGGGCACCACGTCGACTTCGGCGATCAGATGGCGGAGGTGCGGGCGATGGCAGGCGTCTTCGGATGGTCGGCCGACCGCGCGCTGCAGTCCGCCACCTCGCGCGCCGCCGCCGCGATCGGGCGCGGCTCCTCGCTCGGACGCCTCGCCCCCGGCTACGCCGCCGACCTCGTCGTGCTCCGCGGCCGCCCCTGGGACGACCTCGGCGCGCTCGACGTGTCGCGCATCGTCGCGGTCGTCTCCCGCGGCCGCGTCGTCGCGGGCGCCCTCCCCGCCTAG
- a CDS encoding DUF6069 family protein yields the protein MTASVATTRAPSRSRLRAAGILAAAAVVAVGLNAVVAAVATSLGAPTDYGPLTLPAYALFTVLGIAAGWAGWLIVRRRARDARRVLAVLVPVVTVLSLVPDVLLLTLRFIPGTTPAAAIALMVMHLAVVAVAVPAYALASRRA from the coding sequence CCACCACCCGCGCCCCGTCGCGGTCCCGCCTCCGCGCCGCGGGCATCCTCGCCGCTGCGGCCGTCGTCGCCGTGGGGCTCAACGCCGTCGTCGCCGCCGTGGCGACGAGCCTCGGCGCGCCGACCGACTACGGTCCGCTCACGCTGCCCGCCTACGCGCTCTTCACCGTGCTCGGCATCGCCGCCGGATGGGCGGGCTGGCTCATCGTGCGGCGCCGCGCCCGTGACGCCCGGCGGGTCCTCGCCGTGCTGGTGCCCGTCGTGACGGTGCTCTCGCTCGTGCCCGACGTGCTGCTGCTCACGCTGCGCTTCATCCCCGGGACCACGCCGGCCGCGGCGATCGCGCTGATGGTGATGCACCTCGCGGTGGTGGCGGTCGCCGTCCCCGCCTACGCGCTGGCGTCGCGTCGGGCGTGA